TTCAGGTTATTTCAGGCACAACCACATTCAATGGGAATGTTAATTTTGGAAATAACTTACAAACATCTAATGGTGCTACCGCAGACTTTTCTACTCATGCTGTTACTGTCGAGGGAGGTGTGACTAATAATGGTGGGATTAAACAAACCAAGACAACCGCAAATAGTACGACAACTGAGTTTGCCCGCATTAAGAATGCAGCCGGAACATCTGATAAATATTTTGGTGTTGAAATAACGCCTAGTTCAGGCAGCATGGGTAGCACTACAGTTGAGGTAAAAGGTAATCAGAAGTGCGCTGCGTCGGGTCCTCCTGCTACAGGCGTTAATCGCTGCTACCTAGTAACACCGACCACCAATCAAACATCAGCAACGCGGTTTTACTATCGAGCTGCTGAAAGCAATGGTAACACCACGCCAAATGTTTACTTGCAAACCGGCGGTTCGTGGACATCCCAAACCACTTCAGCGCGTGGGGGTAGTGGAGAAGCTGTATTTGCAACGAGTTCTGGTTTAACGGCTTACGGTACTTTCGCATTATCAGAAAATGTTGCAGATCAGGATGGTGATGGAATTTCCGATGCATCAGATAATTGTCCTACAGAGTCCAATCCTGATCAAATTAATACTGATGGCGATTCTAAGGGTAACGAGTGTGACGACGATGACGACAATGATGGGATGCCGGACACATGGGAAACTGAGTACGATTTCGATACGTTACATGCCAGTGATGCTGCCTTGGATACCGATGGTGACGGATTAACCAATCTTCAGGAATACCAGCAAGGTAAAAATCCAACCGATCCATCTGATGGTGTCAATAATCCGAGTGCGGTGAACATTATTCCAATTATTATGGATATGTTGTTGGATTAAATCATAAAGGAAAACTCACAGAGGCAAGCTCCTTATTATTACGGAGCTTGCCCTTGAGTGAGTATATGCACTAACAGGGGATTATCATGCACGGGCATAAGCTGCCGTTTATCTTTGCAGTATTATTGTTGGTGAGTACTGCATACGTGGCTGCCCAACCAAATGATAACGCTAATACCACAACTGCGGTATTTGGTAAGACAATCCCGCCGTCTATTAAACCAACAAAGCCCCCGCCGATTGTATTACCAGCCGTTAGCCAAACAGCCGATAAGGAATTCTATTACTACCGTCCGAATGGTTCTAAAATTCAGTTTAAGCATGGGAGTAATCAATATGTTTTAATGCCTCCTCCGGGGAAAGCTGTTACTAATACCCTGTCACAAAACTTGCTATCACAGCATGGCAACGATTTCTATCAGGAAAAAGGCACGGCATTTACCCGCGAACTGGTCTTTACGCCAAAATCGCCCGTCAACCGGGATGATCTGTTCAAGCGCATGAAAAGTACTGCCGGGACAGGTTCGTTCATTTCCCCTGTATTGCAAACAGATAAAGGTTTCGCCAAAACAGGTGTAGCCATTGCGCGGGATATTGTTATCCAGTTTGCTGACAGCGCTAACGAAGCGGCTAACTTGGCAACTTTGCGCAGCCGTTTTGATATAACAGCAGTGACGCCACTGCGTTTTAGCCAAGGGGAATATCAACTCACTTTAGGAGAAAGTGTTACCGATGCCGCTGCGGTCTTTCAACTAACCAGAAATCTGGCACAGCTTGATTTTATCGAATGGGCTGAGCCGTTGATGCTGACTCACCCGGTAAGCATGGGGTTTGTGCCTAATGACCCGCTCTATCCCAATCAATGGCATTTGCATAATACAGGGCAGAGTGGCGCATTACCGGATGCGGACATTGATGCCCCTGAGGGCTGGGAAATCAGTAAAGGCGACAATACGGTTATTGCGATTATCGACGATAGCATCCAAACCACCCACCCTGATTTACCTATCTGGAATAATCCGGGTGAGAGCGGCAATGGCAAAGAATCCAATGGCATTGACGATGATGGCAATAGTTATATTGATGATTATCAGGGATGGGATTTTTATGATCACGACAACAATCCAAACCCCGCATCCGTGTCTGACAATCATGGGACTGCGGTTGCGGGTGTTGCCGGAGCCAAGGGCAACAATGGCAATGGCGTTACAGGTAGTGCTGTTAATGCCCGCATTTTGCCGATTCGTTGGGGCTATAATTGCACGGATATTGCCGACAGCATACGTTATGCGGGCAAATACGCCGATGTCGTCAACAATAGCTGGAGCATCGACGGTTGCGAAAGTACCTTGGATTCCGCCATTGCCGATGCCGTGAGTGGCAATATTAGCGCTGCTCGCCGAGGTAACAAGGGTACACCTGTCCTGTTTGCTGCCGGTAATAATGCTAGCGGATGGGCGAAATTCACGCTATCTAACCTGTCTGCTGGTGAACATACCTTTGAGTGGGTTTTCCTTAACGACGCTTACCTCACCCAAGGAGATAACAGTGTCTGGTTGGATGATATTGTCTGGCCTGATGGTGAAACGATCGACTTTGATAGTGAGATAGTCGGTAATGTCCCCACAGGATTCATTACCAGTGGCACTGCGGGCTGGGCAATTGTGGCGGATGGTGTGCATATACGCGGCACAGACGGTAAATCTGTTAAATCAGGCAACATTTCCCATAATCAAAGCACGCAACTACGGATTACTCGCCAAGTTCAAGCCGGTGAACTCAGCTATTGGGCATGGGTTTCTTCTGAAATGAACTACGATTGGTTTCAATTTTATGTGGATGGACAATTGGTTCATCAGTACACCCCCGGACAATACGGGCACAATAATGCGCTGGCTTATCCTGCTTCTAATCCAGACACCATTGCTGTGGGTGCAAGTACGGATGGCGCTATCAGCGGGATGGAAGAACGCAGTGATTACAGCACCTTTGGGGTAGAGCTGGATGTAGTTGCGCCATCCAGTAACCAGAATCAGCGTATTACCACCACTGATCGTTTAGGGGCAGATGGGTATTCTGCTACTGAATACACCAACAGCTTTGGCGGAACTTCCGCCGCTACACCGCTGGTAGCCGGTATTGTCGTCAATATCATTGCATTTGACCCGACCCTGACTGCTGCTAATATCCGCGAGAGATTGCGTAATACGGCTGAAAAAATAGGTACTTATGCCTATGTTAATAATCGCAATGACTATTATGGTTACGGTCGCGTCAATCTGTTACATGCCTTGCAATCGCTGGATTACGATGGCGACCTTATTCCCGATAGCTTGGATGAAGACGATGATAACGATGGAATGCCGGATTCGTGGGAACTTCAGTATGGTTTGAATCCGCGTGATGCCAGTGATGCTTTGCTGGATTCGGATGGTGATGGCTTTACGAATTTGCAAGAGTTTCAGCAGGGAACTAAGCCTAATGATTCTTCAGATTATCCCTTCAATCCCTCCAATAATCCGGCGATCTCTATTCTTCCGATCATTATGCAGCTTTTGATGGAGTGAGGGTGCCGATCATAGTGAAAATACCTTAATCATGCAGGTGAGTGGGGCATTGATGGGGAAGCAGTAGTTGCCTTGGGAGTCGACCATTTTCCAGTGGGAGATGACGGTGCTGGGGTAGTTGGGGGCGGTGAAGGTGATGGCGATTTCGATTTGTCCGTTGGGTGGGGTGTCAGGTAGTGGGTAATGGTTTTGGGGGGATTTGAGACCGTGTTTTACGATTGTGCCGTCGGGGTGGCGTACTTGCAGGAGGTCGTCAATGCAGATGAGGCTGCGCCCTTGCCAGTGGACTGTGCCGGTGTTCTGAATTAGCCATTTTTTGACGAAGGTGGTGTTGATGGAAACCATTGTGCCATCGGGAAAGGTCACATCCTTGACGAAGCCGATGTCGTCCCCAGTGGTGGAACTGGATGTACGGCATTCTGTGCCGGTGTGGCAGGCAAAGTCAGCGTAGCGGAAGTAGGCACTGATCAGTTCCATTGGATGTATGTCGAGTCCATTAGCGATGTTGATCAGCGTCTTGAACTTGGCTTCTTCTACGCTGCCGTCTAGCAGATTGTGGACGGCTTTGCGGCTGAGTCCTACTTCTTCTGCGAATTTACTGATTGATATTGATTTTTCAAGGATTTTCCGGCGTAGGAATATGCCAAATTCTGTTTGCATGGTTAGGTCTCTTGCTGTGGTGGACGGGATTGAGTAGTCAACTACACAGTTTAAGCCTACAAGTAAACCTTTTGTCCAATAAGTAAAAGAAATGGGTTAGCATCGAATTGTCAAGTACCAATAATCACCGTTTATCGGAAGGGTTGCGCATGTCACACCATGAAAACACCCAAAGCTTGGGAGATTGGTTAGAGACCGTTCTCTCAAACTGGAGGATACGTCGAAGAACTGAATCTGACATGATATTCGGGAGTTCAAGAAGCCGGATATGGTTTTTTTGCGCATTCTTTTTGGTTGGTAATGTTCATGCAGAACTTCCCAAGTTCCTCTCCTTTCCTTTTGAAGGCCAACATATCATAGGAAACGGTTGGCAGTACGTTACGTCGGATAATGGAAAGCCGCATGGCTCAATAGACATCATGTGTTCCTTGGGAACCAATGTTATTGCAGCGGCTGATGGATTGGCAGTTGCTGATACTGCTGGTGCAGGGACTATAGTTATTATCAAACACAATGAAAAGAATGAAAATGGTGAGTACATTTATACATTGTATGGTCATCTGGAATCAGTAGTCGGTGAAATACCTAAAAGAACTGGAATTAGACATAGTGTGAATGACCAAGCAAATACAGCAAGCTGGTTTCCTGTTAAAAGAGGAGGTAAAATCGGTACGTGTGGAAAAAGTAATACGTCTTGGACTCATGTGCATTTTAATGTTTTTGCGGGCAGTTATAAAAATGCTTGTTTTCCAGAGGATCTGTACTCATTATGCAAAGATCATGTAGGTGTTAAGGCTTTTGATCCTTATGATTTGTACGCATCCACGGATGTTGCTAATGGAATAAATTCATCCTCTTATTATCCTCAAATAATCTATAAAAATAGCAAAGATGATGTATATTCTGAAACGACACCTGATTTGACCCGGAATTCCGGGAAAAACTACAAAGGGAGTGGCTCTAGTCGTTTGTGGATTTCTGATCCACCTTTTCCTGCAATATCTGTCATAAAGAATGATGGAACTAATGCCGATTCCAGAGATTTTTTTATAAAAGCAATTGGATTTAATATTCCAGATGGTGTAAATATCAGATTATCCAAATGTTCAAAAGATAATAAAGGGCATGTATACGAAATGGGATGTCTGATGGCTAACATTGATGCAGCAAGAATATCAAGGGTTGATGGCAAAACAATGCATTTTGAATTACCGCAGGAATTTATATTTGATTCATTTTCGCTTGAAGTATTTGAGAATAATGGTAAGAAGTTGAGCGAGGCCAACTTTCCTTTTGTGGATATTGAACCCCAGTCTTGGTTTGGTAAGCAAGCTAGTATTTTTTATTTAAATGGTTACATAAATGGTTATCCTGATTTGGTCGGACTTCGTTTTTTTAAGCCAAACAATTCTATCACCAGAGCTGAATTCCTGAGGCTGCTAGTTAAGTTCTCTGGATTGAGTTGTGAACCAACGTCCTGCAAATCCAATCCTTATATTGATGTAAAAAATAATGAATGGTTTTTTGACTATATCAATATAGCTTTTGAAAAAGGATTGTTGGATGGGTTAAGAAGCAGTTTTGAGCCTTATCGGGCAATAAGTAGAAGTGAGGCTATAGCACTGATAGTAAGAGCTAAAGACAAGAATAAAGAGTCATGTGATTTTAGAGAAAATGATAAGTTTTCTGATGTTTCAGGGAATGATTGGTTTAATGTCCCAATTTGTATTGCAAAAAAGTATAGGTGGGTGGATGGTTATAATAATCCTAATATTTGCACACCCAAGGCAGCACCTTGCGCAAGACCATCAGCGTTGCTGACAAGAGCCGAGGCTGTAGCATTGTTAGATAAGACCTTCCCTCAGTGAGCTTTATGAAGAAATACTACATCATATTAATTTTATTATTCTGCTGCTCTGACTCTTGGGCAGGAATTTGCGAAGGAGAGTATGTCAGTCAATATTCTGATATAAGCAAAAACTATGAATATTGTTCAGATGTTAGATTTACTTCTTCTATGGGGTGGGCTAGAGGGTACTCAGATCGAACTTTTCGTCCAAAAAAAGAAATTACGAGGGCGGAGTTTATGAAAATAGTTTTAATTGCATCAAGAGGTCTCGATCACTTTTCATCAGAAGTCAATGATTGCTTTTCTGATGTGAAAAATACTGATTGGTTTCACAGTTATGTTTGTGTTGCAAAAAATGAAAGTATTGTAAATGGCTACTCTGATAATAAATTTAATCCTCACGAAAATATAAGCTATATTCAAGCTCTAAAGATTGTGCTTGAGGCATTCAAATTTGAAAGACCTATCGGGGTATTTAGGAACTGGTGGGATATTTATATGCTTGAAGCTAGTAGAAGCAATTATTATATCAAGAGTGACATTAATCAAAAGATTACTAGAGAAGAAGCGGTGAGAATTATAAGGCAAGTATATGAAAAAAATGTACTTAAAGTTTTTAAGGATAAAAATGTAACTCTTAAATCCAGTGGTTATTCAAATGCCTTGGTGATTTCTTTTAATTCTGGTTTCTCGGAAGAATTAAGAGGTAATGATGATATTCGAAAATATATGATGATCGCAATTACTTCTTATTTCTACATGGAAGACTATATTTTAGATGGGTTTTCTGAGACTCTTATCAATGGTGCAGTTGAAGATGTTTTGACTAGAGGGAAAATGCAGGGACTGGATATTCTGGAAACTGTTTTCAAGTCTGTTTTTGTTGACCGTAAAATAGGATCGACAAAAGGTAGCTTGTCGATAGCGTTGTTGAAAGAAAATGGCTATTTAAATGGAGATGTTTACATAGCTGGCGGTGATGGTATATATGAGTTTGCTGGTGTTTTTGATGCTCTGAATGAAGAAAAGGTTAATCCTTGTGGATGTACACTGGGAAAAACCCATTTTGATTTTAGTCGCAACAGAAAAGTTCCTAATTGCTATAGCGATGGTTTGTTGGGGATTGGTTGGGGTGGATGTATGGGTGAGGAATGTGGGTTTGAATATTGTGAGTAAAGTATGTCGTCGTTCGTATTAAAGAGGTTGAGTGCCATGATTATTTACATTAGATTGATTCTATTGGTCTGGCTGATAATGCTGCCAGTTGGGTCTTATGCAAGTTATAACATTGACCGCTCTTCTACGACTACTGGCTCTAGCTATTGGGGTAGTAACATTCTGCGTATGGATGCAAGAATTAGTGGCACATATTTATACATTACAGCTTCAAAGCAAACTGGAACTTTTAGTTCGACAGGGACAATGTATCTCAAAACAGGAAGCCCAGAAACTTATGGAGTAAATCGCACTTCGGGTACAATTTATGCGGATTCTTCATCAATAGCCCTTAATCATGAT
The DNA window shown above is from Candidatus Thiothrix sulfatifontis and carries:
- a CDS encoding helix-turn-helix domain-containing protein — protein: MQTEFGIFLRRKILEKSISISKFAEEVGLSRKAVHNLLDGSVEEAKFKTLINIANGLDIHPMELISAYFRYADFACHTGTECRTSSSTTGDDIGFVKDVTFPDGTMVSINTTFVKKWLIQNTGTVHWQGRSLICIDDLLQVRHPDGTIVKHGLKSPQNHYPLPDTPPNGQIEIAITFTAPNYPSTVISHWKMVDSQGNYCFPINAPLTCMIKVFSL
- a CDS encoding S8 family serine peptidase, translated to MHGHKLPFIFAVLLLVSTAYVAAQPNDNANTTTAVFGKTIPPSIKPTKPPPIVLPAVSQTADKEFYYYRPNGSKIQFKHGSNQYVLMPPPGKAVTNTLSQNLLSQHGNDFYQEKGTAFTRELVFTPKSPVNRDDLFKRMKSTAGTGSFISPVLQTDKGFAKTGVAIARDIVIQFADSANEAANLATLRSRFDITAVTPLRFSQGEYQLTLGESVTDAAAVFQLTRNLAQLDFIEWAEPLMLTHPVSMGFVPNDPLYPNQWHLHNTGQSGALPDADIDAPEGWEISKGDNTVIAIIDDSIQTTHPDLPIWNNPGESGNGKESNGIDDDGNSYIDDYQGWDFYDHDNNPNPASVSDNHGTAVAGVAGAKGNNGNGVTGSAVNARILPIRWGYNCTDIADSIRYAGKYADVVNNSWSIDGCESTLDSAIADAVSGNISAARRGNKGTPVLFAAGNNASGWAKFTLSNLSAGEHTFEWVFLNDAYLTQGDNSVWLDDIVWPDGETIDFDSEIVGNVPTGFITSGTAGWAIVADGVHIRGTDGKSVKSGNISHNQSTQLRITRQVQAGELSYWAWVSSEMNYDWFQFYVDGQLVHQYTPGQYGHNNALAYPASNPDTIAVGASTDGAISGMEERSDYSTFGVELDVVAPSSNQNQRITTTDRLGADGYSATEYTNSFGGTSAATPLVAGIVVNIIAFDPTLTAANIRERLRNTAEKIGTYAYVNNRNDYYGYGRVNLLHALQSLDYDGDLIPDSLDEDDDNDGMPDSWELQYGLNPRDASDALLDSDGDGFTNLQEFQQGTKPNDSSDYPFNPSNNPAISILPIIMQLLME
- a CDS encoding S-layer homology domain-containing protein gives rise to the protein MSHHENTQSLGDWLETVLSNWRIRRRTESDMIFGSSRSRIWFFCAFFLVGNVHAELPKFLSFPFEGQHIIGNGWQYVTSDNGKPHGSIDIMCSLGTNVIAAADGLAVADTAGAGTIVIIKHNEKNENGEYIYTLYGHLESVVGEIPKRTGIRHSVNDQANTASWFPVKRGGKIGTCGKSNTSWTHVHFNVFAGSYKNACFPEDLYSLCKDHVGVKAFDPYDLYASTDVANGINSSSYYPQIIYKNSKDDVYSETTPDLTRNSGKNYKGSGSSRLWISDPPFPAISVIKNDGTNADSRDFFIKAIGFNIPDGVNIRLSKCSKDNKGHVYEMGCLMANIDAARISRVDGKTMHFELPQEFIFDSFSLEVFENNGKKLSEANFPFVDIEPQSWFGKQASIFYLNGYINGYPDLVGLRFFKPNNSITRAEFLRLLVKFSGLSCEPTSCKSNPYIDVKNNEWFFDYINIAFEKGLLDGLRSSFEPYRAISRSEAIALIVRAKDKNKESCDFRENDKFSDVSGNDWFNVPICIAKKYRWVDGYNNPNICTPKAAPCARPSALLTRAEAVALLDKTFPQ
- a CDS encoding S-layer homology domain-containing protein, with translation MKKYYIILILLFCCSDSWAGICEGEYVSQYSDISKNYEYCSDVRFTSSMGWARGYSDRTFRPKKEITRAEFMKIVLIASRGLDHFSSEVNDCFSDVKNTDWFHSYVCVAKNESIVNGYSDNKFNPHENISYIQALKIVLEAFKFERPIGVFRNWWDIYMLEASRSNYYIKSDINQKITREEAVRIIRQVYEKNVLKVFKDKNVTLKSSGYSNALVISFNSGFSEELRGNDDIRKYMMIAITSYFYMEDYILDGFSETLINGAVEDVLTRGKMQGLDILETVFKSVFVDRKIGSTKGSLSIALLKENGYLNGDVYIAGGDGIYEFAGVFDALNEEKVNPCGCTLGKTHFDFSRNRKVPNCYSDGLLGIGWGGCMGEECGFEYCE